In Notamacropus eugenii isolate mMacEug1 chromosome 1, mMacEug1.pri_v2, whole genome shotgun sequence, one genomic interval encodes:
- the RHBDF1 gene encoding inactive rhomboid protein 1, whose protein sequence is MTEARRDSSSSLQRKKPPWLKLDIPASTPAPASVPAPAPAPAPAPASAVEEPIFVPPLKRQAFLRSISMPAESARVPSPHEPTRRPALQRQTSITQTIRRGTADWFGVSKDSDTNQKWQRKSIRHCSQRYGKLKPQVIREMDLPSQDNISLTSTETPPPLYVGPCQLGMQKIIDPLARGRAFRVADDTDGYSIPHTPITPGATSLCSFTSSRSGFNRLPRRRKRESVAKMSFRAAAALVKGRSMRESTLRRAQRRSFTPASFLEEDTVDFPDELDTSFFAREGVLHEELSTYPDEVFESPSEAALKEWEEKPPEQADLTGGALDKSELERSHLMLPLERGWRKQKEGAAVAPQPKVRLRQEVVSVAGPRRGQRIAVPVRKLFAKEKRPYGLGMVGRLTNRTYRKRIDSYVKRQIEDMDDHRPFFTYWLTFVHSLITILAVCIYGIAPVGFSQHETVDSVLRNRGVYENVKYVQQENFWIGPSSEALIHLGAKFSPCMRQDQQVHNFIQATREREKHSACCVRNDRSGCVQTSEEECSSTLAVWVKWPVHPSTPYLAGNKRQFGSVCHQDPRVCDEPSSEGPHEWPDDITKWPICTKNSAGNRTNHLHMDCAITGRPCCIGTKGRCEITSREYCDFMRGYFHEEATLCSQVHCMDDVCGLLPFLNPEVPDQFYRLWLSLFLHAGILHCLVSVCFQMTILRDLEKLAGWHRISIIYLLSGITGNLASAIFLPYRAEVGPAGSQFGILACLFVELFQSWQILARPWRAFFKLLAVVLFLFAFGLLPWIDNFAHISGFVSGFFLSFAFLPYISFGKFDLYRKRCQIIVFQVTFLGLLSGLVILFYFYPIRCEWCEFLTCIPFTDKFCEKYELDAQLH, encoded by the exons ATGACTGAGGCTCGGAGGGACAGCTCTAGCAGCTTACAGCGAAAGAAGCCACCATGGCTCAAACTGGACATCCCAGCTTCGACCCCGGCCCCAGCTTCggtcccagccccagccccagccccagccccggcCCCAGCCTCAGCAGTTGAGGAGCCCATCTTTGTGCCG CCTCTGAAGCGCCAGGCCTTTCTTCGGAGTATCAGCATGCCAGCTGAAAGTGCCCGAGTACCATCCCCCCATGAACCAACCCGGCGCCCAGCCTTGCAAAGACAGACGTCCATCACCCAGACCATACGCAG GGGCACAGCTGACTGGTTTGGGGTCAGCAAGGACAGTGACACCAACCAGAAATGGCAGCGCAAGAGCATTCGTCATTGCAGCCAGCGATACGGGAAGTTGAAGCCCCAAGTGATCCGGGAGATGGATCTCCCAAGCCAGGACAACATCTCTCTCACCAGCACAGAGACTCCTCCCCCTCTCTACGTAGGGCCTTGCCAGCTGGGCATGCAGAAG ATCATCGACCCGCTGGCCCGAGGCCGGGCATTCCGCGTGGCGGATGACACGGATGGCTACAGCATCCCTCACACACCTATCACACCTGGGGCTACCTCCCTTTGCTCCTTCACTAGCTCCCGCTCCGGCTTCAATCGCCTGCCAAGGAGGCGGAAGAGGGAATCTGTCGCCAAGATGAGCTTCCGGGCAGCTGCAGCTCTCGTGAAG GGCCGGTCCATGAGGGAAAGCACCCTGCGCAGGGCCCAGAGACGAAGCTTCACACCTGCCAGCTTCCTAGAGGAAGATACTGTGGACTTCCCTGATGAACTGGACACATCCTTCTTTGCTCGG GAAGGAGTCCTCCATGAGGAGCTGTCCACCTACCCAGATGAGGTGTTTGAATCACCTTCAGAAGCCGCGCTCAAAGAGTGGGAAGAGAAGCCGCCAGAGCAGGCTGACCTCACAGGGGGCGCCCTGGACAAGAGTGAGCTGGAAAGAAGCCATCTGATGCT ACCTCTGGAGCGGGGGTGGCGGAAGCAGAAGGAGGGGGCAGCTGTAGCTCCCCAGCCCAAGGTGCGGCTGCGGCAGGAGGTGGTGAGTGTGGCGGGGCCACGTCGGGGTCAGCGCATCGCTGTGCCAGTCAGGAAGCTGTTTGCCAAAGAGAAGAGGCCCTATGGACTGGGCATGGTGGGTCGGCTCACCAATCGCACCTATCGGAAGCGCATAGACAGCTACGTTAAGCGGCAGATTGAGGACATGGATGACCACAG GCCCTTCTTTACCTACTGGCTGACCTTCGTCCACTCCCTCATCACCATCCTAGCTGTGTGTATCTATGGAATTGCTCCTGTTGGCTTCTCTCAGCATGAGACGGTAGACTCG GTCCTGAGGAACAGAGGGGTTTATGAGAATGTTAAGTATGTGCAACAGGAGAACTTCTGGATTGGGCCAAGCTCA GAGGCACTCATTCACCTCGGGGCCAAGTTTTCTCCATGCATGCGGCAAGACCAGCAAGTGCACAACTTCATCCAGGCCACTCGGGAGCGAGAGAAGCACTCAGCCTGCTGTGTGCGGAATGACCGATCGGGCTGTGTGCAGACTTCCGAGGAGGAGTGCTCT TCCACGCTGGCTGTATGGGTGAAGTGGCCTGTTCACCCCAGCACTCCATACCTGGCCGGGAACAAGAGGCAGTTTGGGTCTGTCTGCCATCAGGACCCCAG GGTATGTGACGAGCCATCCTCCGAGGGCCCACACGAATGGCCAGATGACATCACTAAATGGCCG ATCTGCACCAAAAACAGCGCTGGGAACCGCACCAACCACCTCCACATGGACTGTGCCATCACCGGGAGGCCTTGCTGCATTGGTACCAAAGGAAG GTGTGAAATCACCTCTCGAGAATACTGTGACTTCATGAGGGGCTATTTCCATGAGGAGGCTACATTATGCTCTCAG GTGCACTGCATGGATGATGTCTGTGGCCTTCTGCCTTTCCTTAACCCCGAGGTTCCTGACCAGTTCTATCGTCTTTGGCTCTCCCTTTTCCTACATGCTGG GATCTTGCACTGCCTGGTATCTGTCTGCTTCCAAATGACGATCCTTAGGGACCTAGAGAAACTAGCTGGGTGGCACCGCATATCCATCATCTACCTTCTGAGTGGTATCACAGGCAACCTGGCCAGTGCCATTTTCCTGCCCTACCGGGCTGAG GTTGGCCCCGCAGGCTCCCAGTTTGGCATCCTTGCCTGCCTCTTCGTGGAGCTGTTCCAGAGCTGGCAGATCCTGGCTCGGCCTTGGCGAGCCTTCTTCAAGCTTCTGGCCGTGGTGCTGTTCCTGTTCGCCTTTGGTCTCCTGCCCTGGATCGACAACTTTGCCCACATCTCTGGCTTTGTCAGtggcttcttcctttcttttgcctTCCTGCCCTACATCAGCTTTGGCAAGTTTGACTTGTATCGAAAACGGTGCCAGATCATCGTCTTCCAGGTCACCTTCCTGGGCCTCCTCTCTGGCCTGGTGATTCTCTTCTACTTCTACCCAATCCGCTGTGAGTGGTGCGAGTTCCTCACATGTATCCCCTTCACAGACAAGTTTTGTGAGAAGTATGAATTGGACGCTCAACTCCACTGA
- the SNRNP25 gene encoding U11/U12 small nuclear ribonucleoprotein 25 kDa protein, whose translation MPLPTPPLSSLPSTIPQPPFGSPASLFPRIAVTQQPLRQSRPSLHGFSGVGLVALAGSFLLKAGMEAWDAEEKLPVVKEEVEAASSGGGGEDEDDEEEALPHAEVVDVFQEGLAMIVQDPLLCDLPIQVTLEEINSQIALEYGQAMTVRVCKVDGEVMPVVVVQNATTLDLKKAIQRYVQLKQEREGGIQHISWSYIWRTYHLTFAGEKLTEDGKKLREYGIRNRDEVSFIKKLRNK comes from the exons ATGCCCCTTCCAACCCCGCCCCTGTCCTCTCTCCCATCGACCATCCCCCAGCCGCCCTTCGGAAGCCCCGCCTCTCTCTTTCCACGAATAGCCGTTACCCAGCAGCCCCTTCGGCAGTCCCGCCCTTCTCTCCACGGTTTCTCTGGTGTTGGCTTGGTAGCACTCGCCGGAAGTTTCCTGCTAAAGGCTGGCATGGAGGCCTGGGATGCGGAGGAGAAGCTGCCGGTCGTTAAGGAGGAGGTGGAGGCTGCGAGCAGCGGAGGCGGCGGGGAAGATGAGGATGACGAAGAGGAGGCGCTGCCTCACGCCGAGGTGGTGGACGTGTTTCAGGAGGGTCTCGCCATGATCGTTCAGGATCCGCTGCTCTGTGACCTGCCTATCCAG GTCACTCTGGAGGAGATAAATTCTCAGATAGCTCTGGAATATGGCCAAGCAATGACTGTCAGAGTTTGCAAAGTGGATGGAGAAGTGATGC CTGTTGTTGTGGTACAAAATGCCACAACCTTAGACCTAAAGAAGGCTATCCAGAGATATGTGCAGCTCAAACAGGAGCGGGAAGGAGGCATACAGCATATCAGTTG GTCATATATATGGAGAACATACCATCTCACTTTTGCTGGAGAGAAGTTAACTGAAGATGGGAAGAAACTCCGAGA GTATGGCATCCGAAACCGAGATGAGGTCTCCTTTATCAAGAAGTTGAGGAACAAATGA